From Xiphophorus hellerii strain 12219 chromosome 9, Xiphophorus_hellerii-4.1, whole genome shotgun sequence, a single genomic window includes:
- the shc2 gene encoding SHC-transforming protein 2 isoform X1 produces MLLKPKYDRFRNESVTSSDDLMQSLAMSSKVVATPGVSSSAQNLPLPPLPPLDPSSRSSSSVGAAALADSPCLDGEQEATTTFCMLIPKMPQWKFSNSLLSRSPSSSSSSKDSTKTASSQASSSSPSNRTSGASPASGPVASLAAVLNSCDPVCVTPCSLQAIRGQRAVAQAAASGGPAGHGFGVAAEVMVSPGVSSSSRSGMNRRTRVEGMWLGGDELHTKGSFIHKPSQGWLHPDKKILGQGASYIVRYMGCIEVLKSMRSLDFNTRTQVTREAINRLCEAVPGGKGAWRKKTPNKALQSVMGKSNLRFAGMNIAVNISVDGLGLLVPTTRQVIAHHPMQSISFASGGDTDTPDYVAYVAKDPVNQRACHILECSDGLAQSVISTIGQAFELQFKQYLHSPPKTMSSVERPVRTEEPVWGEDEDASEHDYYNSIPGKEPPVGGVVDSRLRPTGALLGHIHTQPQSKTATQMGSQVRREQGSYPLGQLCYELHWDTETTCGSDGYLCADGQPPGSKDYEEHQYVNTQSLENLESFTHGADGHKGARAHDSPKKDLFDMRPFEDALKLHEACGGAVGSSVLVGSGSQVGGGGVRNVEDQWPSPPRRRAPVAPNEEQLRRETWYHSRMSRRDAEKLLVRDGDFLVRESTTNPGQYVLTGMHCGLPKHLLLVDPEGVVRTKDMLFESISHLITYHLKNELPIVAAESELHLKQAVRRKQ; encoded by the exons ATGCTCCTTAAGCCAAAGTATGACCGCTTTCGCAACGAGTCTGTAACCTCCTCTGACGACCTGATGCAGAGCTTAGCCATGAGCAGCAAAGTCGTGGCCACACCGGGGGTCTCCTCCTCCGCACAGAATCTCcccctgcctcctttgcctcctcTGGATCCCAGCTCCAGGTCCTCCTCCTCGGTTGGGGCTGCAGCCCTGGCAGACTCCCCCTGCCTGGATGGGGAGCAGGAGGCCACCACAACCTTCTGCATGCTCATCCCCAAGATGCCCCAGTGGAAGTTCTCCAACTCCTTGCTCAGCAGAAGCCCATCCAGCTCCAGCTCTAGCAAGGACTCAACCAAGACAGCTTCTTCTCAggcctcatcttcatcaccatCAAACAGGACCAGTGGGGCGAGCCCAGCCAGCGGCCCCGTGGCCAGCCTTGCGGCTGTACTTAACTCCTGTGACCCTGTCTGTGTCACCCCCTGTTCCCTGCAGGCTATCCGAGGGCAGCGGGCCGTAGCACAAGCTGCAGCCTCTGGAGGTCCAGCAGGACATGGATTTGGGGTCGCAGCAGAGGTCATGGTGAGCCCTGGTgtctccagcagctccaggtCAGGAATGAACCGCAGGACAAGGGTGGAGGGCATGTGGCTGGGGGGAGATGAGCTCCACACCAAGGGCAGCTTCATCCACAAGCCCTCTCAGGGTTGGCTGCACCCAGACAAGAAAATTCTGGGACAAGGAGCTTCTTACATTGTTAGG TATATGGGTTGCATTGAAGTGCTGAAGTCAATGCGCTCCCTGGACTTCAACACACGGACTCAGGTGACAAG GGAAGCCATCAACAGGCTTTGTGAGGCAGTGCCTGGTGGAAAGGGGGCTTGGAGGAAAAAG aCCCCAAATAAAGCTCTACAGTCAGTCATGGGAAAGAGTAACCTGCGATTTGCAGGCATGAACATCGCTGTCAACATTTCTGTAGATGGCCTTGGACTTCTCGTCCCAACTACACGACAG GTGATTGCACACCATCCCATGCAGTCCATCTCATTTGCCTCTGGAGGAGACACA GACACACCAGATTATGTTGCATATGTAGCCAAAGATCCAGTAAATCAAAGAG CATGTCACATCCTGGAGTGTTCGGATGGCTTAGCCCAGAGTGTCATCAGTACCATTGGCCAGGCTTTTGAGCTGCAGTTCAAACAGTATCTACACAGCCCTCCTAAAACCATGTCATCTGTTGAGAG GCCTGTCAGGACAGAGGAGCCGGTGTGGGGCGAGGACGAAGATGCATCAGAGCATGATTACTACAACAGCATCCCTGGGAAGGAGCCTCCTGTTGGGGGAGTCGTGGACTCTAGGCTGAGGCCCACTGGGGCCCTGCTGGGTCACATCCACACCCAGCCACAGAGCAAAACTGCAACTCAG ATGGGCTCACAGGTCAGGAGAGAGCAGGGATCTTATCCACTCGGTCAACTCTGTTATGAGCTTCATTGGGACACTGAGACGACCTGTGGCTCAG ATGGTTACTTGTGTGCTGATGGTCAGCCTCCAGGCAGCAAGGACTATGAAGAGCACCAGTATGTAAATACACAAAGTTTGGAAAACCTTGAATCTTTTACGCATGGAGCAGATGGACATAAAGGGGCTAGAGCACATGATAGTCCCAAAAAGGACCTCTTTGATATGA GGCCCTTCGAGGATGCCCTAAAGCTCCATGAGGCATGTGGAGGAGCTGTTGGGTCCAGTGTATTAGTGGGTTCTGGTTCTCAGGTTGGAGGTGGGGGTGTTCGAAACGTAGAGGATCAGTGGCCTAGCCCGCCGAGACGCAGAGCCCCTGTGGCCCCAAACGAGGAGCAACTACGCAGGGAAACGTGGTACCACAGTCGCATGAGCCGGAGAGACGCAGAGAAACTCCTGGTTCGAGATGGGGACTTCCTGGTCCGTGAGAGCACCACCAACCCTGGTCAGTACGTGCTAACAGGCATGCACTGTGGCCTGCCCAAACACCTGCTGCTAGTGGACCCGGAAGGAGTA GTCCGAACTAAAGACATGTTGTTTGAGAGTATAAGCCATCTTATAACGTACCACTTGAAGAACGAGCTGCCAATTGTTGCAGCGGAAAGTGAGCTTCATCTTAAACAAGCTGTCCGGAGGAAACAGTGA
- the shc2 gene encoding SHC-transforming protein 2 isoform X2: protein MVSPGVSSSSRSGMNRRTRVEGMWLGGDELHTKGSFIHKPSQGWLHPDKKILGQGASYIVRYMGCIEVLKSMRSLDFNTRTQVTREAINRLCEAVPGGKGAWRKKTPNKALQSVMGKSNLRFAGMNIAVNISVDGLGLLVPTTRQVIAHHPMQSISFASGGDTDTPDYVAYVAKDPVNQRACHILECSDGLAQSVISTIGQAFELQFKQYLHSPPKTMSSVERPVRTEEPVWGEDEDASEHDYYNSIPGKEPPVGGVVDSRLRPTGALLGHIHTQPQSKTATQMGSQVRREQGSYPLGQLCYELHWDTETTCGSDGYLCADGQPPGSKDYEEHQYVNTQSLENLESFTHGADGHKGARAHDSPKKDLFDMRPFEDALKLHEACGGAVGSSVLVGSGSQVGGGGVRNVEDQWPSPPRRRAPVAPNEEQLRRETWYHSRMSRRDAEKLLVRDGDFLVRESTTNPGQYVLTGMHCGLPKHLLLVDPEGVVRTKDMLFESISHLITYHLKNELPIVAAESELHLKQAVRRKQ from the exons ATGGTGAGCCCTGGTgtctccagcagctccaggtCAGGAATGAACCGCAGGACAAGGGTGGAGGGCATGTGGCTGGGGGGAGATGAGCTCCACACCAAGGGCAGCTTCATCCACAAGCCCTCTCAGGGTTGGCTGCACCCAGACAAGAAAATTCTGGGACAAGGAGCTTCTTACATTGTTAGG TATATGGGTTGCATTGAAGTGCTGAAGTCAATGCGCTCCCTGGACTTCAACACACGGACTCAGGTGACAAG GGAAGCCATCAACAGGCTTTGTGAGGCAGTGCCTGGTGGAAAGGGGGCTTGGAGGAAAAAG aCCCCAAATAAAGCTCTACAGTCAGTCATGGGAAAGAGTAACCTGCGATTTGCAGGCATGAACATCGCTGTCAACATTTCTGTAGATGGCCTTGGACTTCTCGTCCCAACTACACGACAG GTGATTGCACACCATCCCATGCAGTCCATCTCATTTGCCTCTGGAGGAGACACA GACACACCAGATTATGTTGCATATGTAGCCAAAGATCCAGTAAATCAAAGAG CATGTCACATCCTGGAGTGTTCGGATGGCTTAGCCCAGAGTGTCATCAGTACCATTGGCCAGGCTTTTGAGCTGCAGTTCAAACAGTATCTACACAGCCCTCCTAAAACCATGTCATCTGTTGAGAG GCCTGTCAGGACAGAGGAGCCGGTGTGGGGCGAGGACGAAGATGCATCAGAGCATGATTACTACAACAGCATCCCTGGGAAGGAGCCTCCTGTTGGGGGAGTCGTGGACTCTAGGCTGAGGCCCACTGGGGCCCTGCTGGGTCACATCCACACCCAGCCACAGAGCAAAACTGCAACTCAG ATGGGCTCACAGGTCAGGAGAGAGCAGGGATCTTATCCACTCGGTCAACTCTGTTATGAGCTTCATTGGGACACTGAGACGACCTGTGGCTCAG ATGGTTACTTGTGTGCTGATGGTCAGCCTCCAGGCAGCAAGGACTATGAAGAGCACCAGTATGTAAATACACAAAGTTTGGAAAACCTTGAATCTTTTACGCATGGAGCAGATGGACATAAAGGGGCTAGAGCACATGATAGTCCCAAAAAGGACCTCTTTGATATGA GGCCCTTCGAGGATGCCCTAAAGCTCCATGAGGCATGTGGAGGAGCTGTTGGGTCCAGTGTATTAGTGGGTTCTGGTTCTCAGGTTGGAGGTGGGGGTGTTCGAAACGTAGAGGATCAGTGGCCTAGCCCGCCGAGACGCAGAGCCCCTGTGGCCCCAAACGAGGAGCAACTACGCAGGGAAACGTGGTACCACAGTCGCATGAGCCGGAGAGACGCAGAGAAACTCCTGGTTCGAGATGGGGACTTCCTGGTCCGTGAGAGCACCACCAACCCTGGTCAGTACGTGCTAACAGGCATGCACTGTGGCCTGCCCAAACACCTGCTGCTAGTGGACCCGGAAGGAGTA GTCCGAACTAAAGACATGTTGTTTGAGAGTATAAGCCATCTTATAACGTACCACTTGAAGAACGAGCTGCCAATTGTTGCAGCGGAAAGTGAGCTTCATCTTAAACAAGCTGTCCGGAGGAAACAGTGA